The Enteractinococcus fodinae genome has a segment encoding these proteins:
- a CDS encoding HAD-IIA family hydrolase: MTTFYHGYDGLLCDLDGVVYAGAQPIPYAVDTLNALIERGIPVGFVTNNASKSAADVADRLTSFGVDTDSTHVITSAQAVADVLKREYQPADGPVLVTGSEQLTALIQAAGFATTAVAADAPQVVVQGFNPHLGWKDLAEASFAIQHGAGWLASNLDLTIPLAQGVAPGNGSLVNAVAQATGHRPELAAGKPAPTMFRTMANRFSMRQPLVVGDRLDTDVLGALNAGFDGALVETGIHRRADLPAFRRISSPTWVLPDLSVLLNSPEPEHRGQHDRP; this comes from the coding sequence GTGACCACGTTTTATCACGGCTATGACGGCTTGCTCTGCGACCTCGACGGGGTCGTCTATGCCGGAGCCCAGCCGATCCCGTATGCAGTAGACACGCTCAATGCGCTCATCGAACGCGGTATCCCGGTGGGTTTCGTGACCAACAATGCCTCAAAATCTGCTGCAGATGTGGCAGACCGTCTCACGAGCTTCGGGGTGGACACAGACAGCACCCATGTGATCACCTCCGCCCAAGCGGTGGCTGACGTGTTGAAGCGTGAGTACCAGCCCGCTGATGGGCCTGTTTTAGTCACCGGATCAGAGCAACTGACGGCACTGATCCAAGCCGCCGGCTTCGCCACTACAGCGGTGGCCGCCGACGCTCCGCAAGTAGTAGTTCAGGGTTTCAACCCGCACCTTGGGTGGAAAGATCTTGCTGAAGCGAGTTTTGCTATCCAACACGGTGCCGGGTGGTTGGCCTCGAACCTCGATCTGACGATTCCGCTGGCCCAAGGGGTGGCGCCCGGTAACGGGTCCCTCGTCAATGCCGTTGCTCAAGCCACCGGTCACCGTCCCGAACTTGCTGCCGGAAAACCCGCGCCCACGATGTTTCGGACCATGGCAAACAGGTTCTCGATGCGTCAGCCCCTAGTTGTTGGTGACCGTCTCGATACGGATGTCTTGGGCGCCCTCAACGCTGGTTTCGACGGTGCACTGGTGGAAACCGGGATCCATCGGCGCGCAGATCTTCCAGCGTTTCGCCGAATCTCCTCACCTACCTGGGTCCTACCTGATCTGAGTGTGCTGCTAAACTCACCGGAACCCGAGCACCGAGGCCAACATGATCGACCCTGA
- a CDS encoding tetratricopeptide repeat protein yields MTDTTGNQPRNRDDSSRSDRFERREGSRARTPRQAGRSGAGRGSETRGAQRGRSGSGNQQYRGKGPRQGENQRRPRDSESESTPQHNPADLRSSNRPDRGRSPDIDEDVTGRELDKSVQRELGALDEHNRPWVQKHLVMAARLIDDDPELAFAHALAASRRGGRLAVVREAAGMTAYAAGNFSEALREFRTYRRISGDNAHLPEMVDSERALGRTDKALELAAEVKPDQLPVASRVELAIVVSGIHLDNDDPRSALKALEIPELNPRRGFSYSPRLFRAYAQALSAAGRAEEGRKWASLARRAERALGLDVEPEPEILDLDGEDTPVSVRARDVVPPAEHQRRAQTEGGDA; encoded by the coding sequence TTGACCGATACCACTGGAAACCAGCCGCGGAATCGCGACGACTCATCACGATCTGATCGTTTTGAGCGTCGAGAAGGGTCCCGGGCGCGCACACCCCGGCAAGCAGGCCGTTCGGGTGCAGGCCGAGGCAGCGAAACTCGGGGTGCTCAGCGGGGCCGTTCAGGCAGCGGAAATCAGCAGTATCGTGGCAAAGGGCCGCGCCAGGGTGAGAATCAGCGGCGTCCCCGGGACAGCGAGTCGGAGTCGACACCGCAGCATAATCCGGCTGATCTGCGCTCCTCGAATCGGCCCGACCGCGGCCGGTCGCCAGACATCGATGAGGACGTTACAGGCCGTGAGCTAGACAAGAGCGTCCAACGAGAGCTGGGTGCCTTAGACGAGCACAACCGTCCCTGGGTGCAAAAACACTTAGTGATGGCCGCACGATTAATCGATGATGATCCGGAGCTTGCTTTTGCGCACGCACTTGCTGCGTCTCGGCGCGGTGGTCGGCTCGCTGTGGTTCGTGAGGCTGCCGGGATGACCGCTTATGCGGCAGGTAATTTCTCTGAAGCGCTTCGCGAATTCCGGACCTATCGGCGGATCAGTGGCGATAACGCCCACTTGCCAGAAATGGTTGATTCCGAACGCGCGTTGGGCCGGACGGACAAAGCTTTAGAACTTGCGGCTGAAGTGAAACCGGACCAGCTCCCGGTCGCGTCCCGAGTCGAACTTGCCATCGTTGTTTCAGGAATTCACCTCGACAACGACGACCCGCGGTCAGCTCTAAAAGCTCTGGAGATCCCTGAATTGAATCCGCGGCGCGGATTTTCGTATTCGCCGCGGCTCTTTCGGGCTTATGCCCAAGCCCTGAGCGCGGCTGGACGCGCCGAGGAGGGACGCAAGTGGGCCAGTCTTGCTCGACGCGCAGAACGTGCACTAGGGCTTGATGTCGAACCTGAGCCAGAGATTCTCGACCTCGACGGGGAAGACACGCCCGTGTCGGTTCGGGCTCGCGATGTCGTTCCCCCTGCCGAACACCAACGTCGCGCACAGACCGAAGGTGGAGACGCGTAG
- a CDS encoding NAD-dependent malic enzyme, with product MATPSPGYSIIVKVQAPSTFTATSDLTALVAEAGAAITALDIVDASHESNIINLACNTLGKVHSQQVRDAIEAQEGFKVLSLSDRTFHMHQGGKLQTVSKVNVRNRDDLSRAYTPGVARVCKAIAKDTARARELTIKRNTIAVVTDGTAVLGLGDIGPEASMPVMEGKAVLFKQFANVDAWPVALDTKDTDEIVAIVKALAPAYGGINLEDISAPRCFEIEARLREELDIPVFHDDQHGTAIVTQAALNNALKVVGKDIADVRIVVSGVGAAGHAIIRLLQASGAQHILAAGRDGVLEPNTTQRDEHRQWLADNTNQAGFSGSLKEAMVGADVFIGVSAPNLLDETDIASMNDDAIVFAMANPDPEILPTEASKHAAVVATGRSDFPNQINNVLAFPGLFRGLLDAGASDITEDMLVAAADAISETITEDELNPSYVIPSVFNTRVAPAVAEAVAEVAQRNGNAANLVTGTQDDIDF from the coding sequence ATGGCTACACCCAGCCCCGGTTATTCGATCATCGTCAAAGTTCAGGCACCTTCCACCTTCACCGCAACTAGTGACCTCACCGCTCTCGTGGCGGAGGCCGGCGCCGCGATCACAGCGCTCGACATTGTTGATGCCAGTCATGAGTCCAATATCATCAACCTGGCGTGTAACACGCTAGGGAAAGTGCACAGCCAGCAAGTCCGAGACGCTATTGAAGCCCAGGAAGGATTCAAGGTATTAAGCCTTTCGGATCGTACCTTCCATATGCATCAGGGCGGAAAGCTCCAAACCGTATCAAAGGTCAACGTTCGGAACCGCGATGATCTCTCACGGGCATACACTCCAGGTGTGGCACGGGTGTGCAAGGCCATAGCCAAAGATACGGCACGAGCCCGTGAGCTCACTATCAAACGCAACACCATCGCAGTGGTGACTGATGGCACCGCGGTGCTTGGTTTGGGCGACATCGGACCAGAAGCTTCGATGCCGGTCATGGAAGGTAAAGCTGTGTTGTTCAAGCAGTTTGCCAACGTGGACGCCTGGCCTGTGGCGTTGGACACCAAAGACACCGACGAGATCGTCGCGATCGTCAAAGCTCTGGCACCAGCGTATGGCGGCATCAACCTCGAAGATATTTCAGCACCGCGTTGCTTCGAGATCGAAGCCCGGTTGCGAGAAGAACTCGACATTCCCGTATTTCACGACGATCAACACGGCACCGCAATCGTCACCCAGGCGGCACTCAACAATGCTCTTAAAGTGGTCGGCAAAGATATCGCCGACGTCCGGATCGTTGTCTCAGGTGTTGGGGCAGCAGGTCACGCGATTATTCGGTTGTTGCAAGCGTCCGGAGCTCAGCACATCTTAGCTGCAGGTCGTGACGGGGTCCTCGAGCCTAACACCACTCAGCGAGACGAGCACCGCCAGTGGCTAGCTGATAATACCAATCAGGCCGGCTTCTCTGGGTCGCTCAAGGAAGCTATGGTAGGCGCGGATGTCTTCATCGGGGTGTCAGCTCCCAACTTGTTGGACGAAACTGATATCGCCAGCATGAATGACGATGCGATTGTTTTTGCGATGGCTAACCCCGATCCCGAAATCCTGCCGACGGAAGCTTCAAAGCATGCTGCGGTAGTGGCCACCGGACGTTCGGATTTCCCGAATCAGATTAATAATGTTTTGGCGTTTCCGGGACTCTTCCGTGGGCTGCTCGACGCGGGTGCATCCGATATCACTGAGGACATGTTAGTCGCGGCCGCCGACGCGATTTCGGAAACCATCACCGAGGATGAACTCAACCCGAGCTATGTCATCCCGTCGGTGTTCAATACTAGAGTCGCCCCAGCCGTAGCTGAAGCGGTGGCCGAGGTCGCCCAACGAAACGGTAACGCTGCAAACCTTGTAACAGGCACGCAGGACGACATCGACTTCTAA
- the recN gene encoding DNA repair protein RecN — MLDHLSINSLGVIEETTVELDPGFTVVTGETGAGKTMVVTALNLLLGARADAGAIRAGDTKATVEAGFLLSPNHPSISAAQEAGAVLDDEGQSKHLVITRTISASGSGTRSRATAGGRGVPVALLSQIGEQAVAIHGQSDQLRLKSLTAQRRALDAFGGKPVTEALASYRETYNQLHEVTKQLETLITQAQERALEAENLQRSLEEIDTANIQDNEDEEIQERIKRLESAEEFRNAARLSTTALSGDDNDLDAPSAESLVEIARQAILQTPGEVEELEEITRRLASVGIELADITAEISQFASSLDEEGPLALNQAQSRLAELNRLKKLYGPDLADVLAWAEQQRPRLDELHGDTERIEYLTEQQQELTEQLNEHGAQLTALRQQAGEQLGEQVTKELHGLLMPTAQFSVAITPAEQPGPHGFDDIALLLQPHPGSDPRPLGKGASGGELSRIMLALEVVLADTDPVPTFIFDEIDAGVGGEAAVQIGKRLARLARHVQVIVVTHLPQVAAYANKHLKVNKAPDVEAGFTTSDVSELSGDERVSELARMLAGHADSTSAREHARELLETSTA, encoded by the coding sequence ATGCTGGACCACTTGTCGATTAACTCCTTGGGCGTCATCGAAGAAACAACCGTAGAACTTGACCCAGGTTTCACCGTAGTTACGGGGGAGACGGGTGCGGGAAAGACTATGGTCGTGACTGCCCTGAACCTATTGCTCGGGGCACGAGCCGACGCCGGAGCTATTCGTGCAGGTGATACCAAAGCCACGGTTGAGGCAGGCTTTCTGCTGTCACCCAATCATCCTTCCATCTCAGCGGCACAAGAAGCCGGAGCCGTCCTAGACGACGAAGGACAATCCAAACATCTTGTCATTACCCGCACAATTAGCGCATCCGGAAGCGGAACGCGCTCGCGGGCCACAGCCGGTGGTCGCGGCGTGCCGGTTGCTCTCCTTTCCCAAATCGGCGAACAGGCCGTGGCCATCCACGGTCAATCCGACCAACTGCGCCTGAAATCTCTGACCGCACAGCGGCGTGCCTTGGACGCTTTTGGTGGCAAGCCGGTGACCGAAGCACTGGCCAGCTACCGCGAGACCTACAACCAACTTCACGAGGTTACCAAGCAGCTAGAGACGCTCATTACCCAGGCTCAAGAGCGAGCACTCGAAGCCGAAAACTTGCAACGAAGTCTTGAAGAGATTGATACCGCAAACATTCAGGACAACGAAGACGAAGAGATTCAGGAGCGAATCAAACGACTCGAGTCCGCTGAAGAGTTCCGGAACGCGGCACGGCTGTCGACGACAGCGCTATCAGGTGATGACAACGACTTGGACGCTCCAAGCGCGGAATCACTCGTTGAAATTGCGCGACAAGCGATCCTGCAAACTCCCGGCGAGGTTGAAGAACTGGAAGAAATCACTCGCCGCTTAGCATCCGTGGGGATCGAGTTGGCTGACATCACCGCCGAGATCTCGCAATTTGCTTCGAGCCTGGATGAAGAAGGACCATTGGCGCTCAATCAGGCGCAATCGAGGCTAGCCGAACTCAACCGACTGAAAAAACTTTACGGTCCTGATCTAGCGGACGTCTTAGCGTGGGCGGAACAACAACGGCCCCGTTTGGATGAACTCCACGGCGACACCGAACGAATCGAATACCTTACTGAACAACAACAAGAACTTACCGAACAGCTCAACGAGCACGGTGCCCAGCTCACCGCGCTGCGACAACAAGCCGGTGAACAGCTAGGGGAGCAGGTGACAAAAGAACTCCACGGTCTGCTGATGCCGACTGCGCAGTTCTCAGTGGCCATCACCCCGGCAGAGCAACCCGGTCCGCACGGTTTCGATGACATCGCTTTACTACTCCAGCCCCACCCGGGATCAGACCCCAGGCCACTTGGCAAAGGCGCCTCCGGTGGGGAGCTATCCCGGATTATGCTGGCTCTGGAAGTTGTACTAGCTGATACCGACCCGGTTCCGACCTTCATATTTGACGAAATCGATGCGGGTGTTGGAGGGGAAGCTGCCGTGCAGATCGGCAAACGCTTGGCACGACTTGCCCGCCATGTGCAGGTCATCGTAGTCACCCACCTGCCACAGGTCGCCGCGTATGCTAATAAACATCTGAAGGTGAATAAAGCTCCCGATGTCGAGGCAGGCTTCACGACCTCAGACGTCAGTGAATTAAGTGGTGACGAACGAGTGTCAGAGCTGGCACGGATGTTAGCTGGTCACGCCGATTCGACATCAGCCCGCGAACACGCCCGTGAATTGTTGGAGACCTCGACTGCATGA
- the xerD gene encoding site-specific tyrosine recombinase XerD: protein MDNLDIPQALQDEVAAYLNHLTVERGLAENTLAAYRRDLNRYLRYLTQERVTDVKQITGHHVSGFLQALSSGSHHMGRLAPSSINRILVAARGWHRFMHLEHTTEINPAADVRPPNTGQYLPDALSIDEVTRILDTPPPDTAQGLRDRALMELLYATGARVTEAIQLDVDDIVQLDDPQDTTVVRLFGKGSKERIVPLGSYAVDAVNAYLVRGRPHHAAAGRGSPALFLNRFGNRISRQTGWNVIKHAAEVADIRAEISPHTLRHSFATHLLQGGADVRVVQELLGHASVTTTQIYTHVTAETLREVFAAAHPRAND from the coding sequence TTGGACAATCTTGACATACCTCAGGCGCTGCAGGACGAAGTCGCGGCGTACTTGAACCACCTTACGGTTGAGCGGGGCCTAGCCGAAAACACACTGGCAGCATACCGACGGGATCTGAATCGCTACCTGCGGTACCTCACTCAAGAGCGCGTCACTGATGTCAAACAGATCACCGGTCATCACGTATCAGGTTTTCTCCAGGCCCTCAGCTCGGGAAGCCACCATATGGGCAGGTTGGCACCCTCATCAATCAACCGAATTCTTGTGGCAGCACGGGGTTGGCATCGTTTTATGCACCTGGAACACACTACGGAAATCAATCCGGCTGCCGATGTTCGGCCACCTAACACCGGGCAATATCTGCCTGATGCCCTCAGCATCGACGAAGTCACACGCATACTCGATACGCCACCGCCGGACACTGCCCAAGGGCTGAGGGACCGGGCACTGATGGAGCTGCTCTACGCCACTGGCGCTCGCGTCACTGAAGCGATCCAATTAGACGTAGACGACATCGTACAGCTCGACGACCCGCAAGATACGACCGTAGTACGACTCTTTGGGAAAGGATCAAAAGAACGCATCGTCCCGCTGGGTTCTTATGCTGTCGATGCGGTGAATGCCTACCTGGTGCGCGGCCGTCCTCACCACGCTGCCGCAGGGCGTGGTTCACCGGCCCTGTTTCTGAACCGTTTCGGAAATCGCATATCGCGCCAAACCGGTTGGAATGTGATCAAGCATGCAGCCGAGGTAGCCGACATACGTGCCGAAATTTCACCCCACACATTGCGTCACTCCTTTGCCACACACCTGCTTCAAGGAGGAGCCGATGTCAGAGTCGTGCAAGAATTGCTGGGGCACGCTTCCGTCACGACCACGCAAATCTATACCCATGTGACTGCCGAAACCCTACGTGAAGTTTTTGCCGCGGCCCATCCCAGAGCAAACGACTAA
- a CDS encoding pyridoxal-phosphate-dependent aminotransferase family protein, translating to MTYNSVFESPIVGRQLFGPGPCNPYPEAHLALSLPLLGHLDPTFIAAMDATSDMLRRVWGTANQRTLPLSATGSAGMEAAFVNTIHPGDVVVVAVNGLFGERMVDVASRHGAEVISVEHEYGTPVDVERVVTAHPNPNIIAAVHAETSTGVVSDIQQLGENKGDALLLADCVTSIGGMPIELDEWGVDIAYAGSQKCLGVAPGLAPFTISERAYERRVERPANWYLDLNLLGGYATGTTGGQRTYHHTAPTGMVVSLKAGLERIFAEGLDNVYARHAAAGKALQDGLEAMGLTLFAEEGARLAQLTTVKVPDGVDSAAVRSYLMEKYNLEIGAGTGEYASKIWRIGMMGHNATEANAHLVLSALQDALDHA from the coding sequence ATGACATATAACTCAGTATTTGAAAGTCCTATCGTCGGTCGTCAATTATTTGGCCCTGGACCCTGCAACCCCTATCCAGAAGCTCACCTAGCGTTGAGCTTGCCTTTGCTCGGTCACCTGGACCCCACCTTCATTGCTGCTATGGATGCCACGAGCGACATGCTGCGGCGTGTGTGGGGGACCGCGAATCAGCGAACTCTGCCACTGTCCGCGACCGGTTCCGCCGGGATGGAGGCGGCCTTTGTGAATACAATCCACCCGGGAGATGTAGTGGTGGTCGCGGTCAATGGGCTGTTCGGCGAGCGTATGGTGGATGTGGCGTCGCGGCATGGCGCCGAGGTCATCTCGGTAGAACACGAGTATGGCACACCAGTCGACGTTGAGCGGGTGGTGACCGCTCATCCGAATCCGAACATCATCGCCGCGGTCCACGCGGAGACTTCCACCGGGGTCGTCTCTGACATCCAACAGTTGGGAGAGAACAAAGGCGACGCCCTGTTGCTCGCCGATTGTGTAACCTCCATCGGGGGGATGCCAATTGAACTCGACGAGTGGGGTGTGGATATCGCGTATGCTGGATCGCAAAAATGTCTTGGCGTTGCTCCCGGCCTAGCACCTTTCACTATCTCAGAACGAGCGTATGAACGCCGTGTGGAACGGCCGGCAAACTGGTACCTGGACCTCAACTTGCTAGGGGGATACGCCACTGGCACCACCGGTGGGCAACGCACCTATCACCACACGGCCCCCACAGGTATGGTGGTCTCGCTAAAAGCGGGGCTAGAACGGATCTTTGCTGAAGGGCTAGATAATGTTTACGCACGGCATGCGGCAGCCGGTAAGGCATTGCAGGATGGCCTAGAGGCCATGGGACTCACATTATTTGCTGAAGAGGGCGCGCGGTTAGCTCAACTGACGACGGTGAAGGTCCCAGACGGCGTGGATTCGGCTGCAGTACGTAGCTATCTTATGGAGAAGTACAATCTTGAGATAGGCGCCGGTACCGGCGAATACGCGTCAAAGATCTGGCGGATCGGCATGATGGGGCATAACGCCACCGAAGCGAACGCCCATCTGGTACTCTCCGCACTCCAAGACGCTCTCGATCACGCCTGA
- a CDS encoding NAD kinase yields MSRRILILAHTGRQKAMQTALQAIELLREADLTPVMMPHDAAVMHEAIHNGVLSANGIGVESIDSKSTLHDIELCMVLGGDGSVLRAAEMVRESGLPLMAVNLGHVGFLAEAEQADLERAVAAIVNKDYLVEERMAIDVKVLVGKHLVAHTWALNEASVEKSNRERMLEVVIGVDDRPISSFGCDGVVMSTPTGSTAYAFSGGGPIVWPEVQAMLMVPLSAHALFARPLVVAPESVISVDVMQRTNENGVLWCDGRRTVDLPPGARIEATRSQRPVKLARLALTPFSERLVRKFDLPTEGWRGSLSEIDRAAIAARENERRGQDNWHQTLADSQGVRIVEPHHMAPPPEIGPPVTTPIPVITKADEEEIVELPNRTPDTGRDAPGEDD; encoded by the coding sequence ATGAGCCGACGAATACTGATTTTGGCTCACACGGGACGCCAAAAGGCGATGCAGACTGCACTGCAAGCCATCGAGTTGTTACGTGAAGCTGATCTTACGCCGGTGATGATGCCTCACGATGCCGCCGTGATGCACGAAGCAATACACAACGGGGTGTTGTCAGCAAACGGTATCGGTGTGGAGAGCATCGACTCCAAATCAACGCTGCATGACATAGAACTGTGCATGGTCCTCGGCGGTGATGGCTCCGTATTGCGTGCTGCCGAAATGGTTCGCGAATCCGGTCTGCCGCTGATGGCCGTCAACCTCGGTCACGTCGGTTTCCTTGCCGAAGCAGAACAGGCCGACTTGGAACGAGCCGTGGCAGCGATCGTCAACAAAGATTACCTCGTCGAAGAGCGGATGGCCATCGACGTCAAAGTCCTGGTGGGCAAACACCTGGTTGCCCATACGTGGGCATTGAACGAGGCATCCGTAGAGAAATCCAACCGCGAGCGTATGTTGGAGGTCGTCATCGGAGTGGATGACCGGCCTATCTCCTCCTTCGGCTGTGATGGCGTTGTGATGTCGACTCCCACCGGCTCCACTGCGTATGCGTTTTCTGGTGGCGGCCCCATCGTGTGGCCAGAAGTCCAAGCCATGCTTATGGTCCCGCTATCCGCTCATGCATTATTTGCTCGGCCCCTGGTCGTGGCTCCTGAATCAGTCATCTCCGTTGACGTGATGCAACGGACCAACGAGAACGGTGTCTTGTGGTGTGATGGTCGCCGGACCGTGGACCTACCACCCGGGGCGCGAATCGAAGCAACCCGCTCGCAGCGTCCTGTGAAGCTGGCTCGCTTGGCACTGACTCCGTTCTCCGAACGGTTAGTACGTAAGTTCGACCTGCCCACAGAAGGCTGGCGAGGCTCGTTAAGCGAAATCGACCGTGCGGCTATTGCAGCACGAGAAAACGAACGAAGAGGCCAAGATAACTGGCATCAGACCCTGGCCGATTCCCAGGGTGTTCGGATTGTAGAACCCCATCACATGGCGCCACCGCCAGAGATTGGCCCGCCGGTGACGACACCGATCCCGGTGATCACCAAAGCCGATGAAGAAGAAATAGTTGAACTGCCGAACCGGACACCTGATACCGGACGCGATGCACCTGGGGAGGACGACTAA
- a CDS encoding TlyA family RNA methyltransferase — MKRLDQVMVARQLVSSRTIAVRHIQAGEVKVNGQPVTKPATKIAADALIELTASGPQYASRAGHKLAGALDSFSNVQVTGARCLDAGASTGGFTDVLLQRGAREVIAVDVGHDQIVQRLRADPRVDVREGVNVRYLALADVGAPVDIVVSDLSFISLTLVLNALTTVSAPGAHLILMVKPQFEIGREHLPKTGVVSDPRQRRAAVLGVIEAALTHGLRPRGLAASPLPGQDGNKEFFLWATQPETSAYRQDTVNAAEWLDAQQVRWDDELG, encoded by the coding sequence ATGAAACGCCTGGATCAGGTCATGGTTGCTCGCCAACTCGTCAGCTCACGGACTATCGCAGTGCGGCATATTCAGGCAGGGGAGGTGAAGGTCAATGGCCAACCGGTGACCAAACCCGCCACGAAAATAGCCGCCGACGCTCTGATTGAACTCACTGCTTCGGGGCCGCAGTATGCATCCCGTGCTGGACACAAGCTGGCCGGTGCCCTCGATAGTTTTAGCAACGTGCAGGTTACCGGGGCCAGGTGCTTAGATGCCGGTGCTTCGACCGGAGGGTTCACCGATGTGCTGCTTCAACGGGGTGCACGGGAGGTCATTGCGGTCGATGTGGGGCACGACCAGATCGTTCAACGACTGCGTGCTGATCCGCGCGTGGACGTGCGCGAGGGAGTCAACGTTCGCTACCTAGCCCTGGCGGATGTTGGTGCCCCCGTAGATATCGTGGTGTCTGACTTATCATTTATCTCACTGACCTTGGTGCTCAACGCGCTTACCACGGTGAGCGCTCCGGGAGCCCACCTGATCCTGATGGTGAAACCGCAATTTGAAATCGGCCGAGAGCACTTGCCGAAAACCGGGGTGGTCAGCGATCCGCGCCAACGACGAGCAGCTGTGCTTGGCGTGATCGAAGCGGCGCTGACCCATGGATTGCGTCCTCGAGGTCTTGCCGCCAGTCCGTTGCCTGGCCAAGACGGCAATAAAGAATTTTTCCTCTGGGCTACCCAACCAGAGACCAGCGCTTATAGGCAGGACACTGTCAATGCCGCAGAATGGTTAGACGCGCAGCAGGTCAGATGGGATGATGAGCTCGGCTGA
- a CDS encoding NUDIX hydrolase — protein sequence MTHIQDTPKPVTLQDQQTVFSGAIWEIQRDTFTIEEGDEPLTRDYVKHPGAVAIVALDDQQRVAMIRQYRHPVGQDCWEIPAGLVDVEGESLLATAQRELAEEADMVADTWSVLVDHYPSAGSSTEAIRIFLAQDIRTVPEAQRHQRVGEEAHLTLEWVALDEALHAVMSGAVKNVNAITGIMAAHLVATTQRQPRSTDSPF from the coding sequence ATGACGCACATTCAAGACACCCCAAAACCAGTGACACTCCAAGACCAGCAGACCGTGTTTTCGGGTGCAATCTGGGAGATCCAACGTGACACCTTCACGATCGAAGAGGGCGATGAACCACTGACGCGCGACTATGTTAAACATCCAGGCGCAGTAGCCATCGTTGCGCTGGATGACCAACAGCGCGTCGCCATGATCCGACAGTACCGACACCCGGTTGGACAAGACTGCTGGGAGATACCGGCTGGATTGGTTGATGTAGAAGGTGAAAGTCTATTAGCCACAGCGCAACGCGAACTGGCTGAAGAAGCCGATATGGTCGCCGATACCTGGTCCGTGTTGGTTGACCACTACCCATCAGCCGGTTCATCTACGGAAGCTATCCGCATCTTTCTCGCCCAAGACATTCGCACGGTCCCGGAAGCACAACGTCATCAGCGCGTCGGTGAAGAGGCGCATTTGACCTTGGAGTGGGTAGCCCTAGACGAAGCCCTACATGCAGTCATGTCCGGTGCTGTAAAAAATGTGAACGCGATAACCGGGATCATGGCGGCCCATCTCGTGGCCACCACCCAGCGTCAGCCTCGCTCAACTGACAGCCCGTTCTAA